A genomic segment from Antedon mediterranea chromosome 6, ecAntMedi1.1, whole genome shotgun sequence encodes:
- the LOC140052582 gene encoding uncharacterized protein, whose amino-acid sequence LDILLVAPLRSIGSEHFIASSYPRFASSRSQVMITGSCDGTQVSVKLKGTVIYQQKIYQAGDMLSFSIDSGQTFQITSENDLTGSHVKSSSPISVISGNSCGYAKYYGNACEYMATQIPPVNALGKRFILPSLRYGDTICRVIAVRNNTTIYLPEEGFASTIDAGEFHEFVLNGDVTKTLVADNPVLIALYGTRGQGLCNTFQGGFGSCQESHPSMSVIAPVEQFVTSTTFSTLNTTSSHQNSIVYSFSNHLILTVDKPCKNALYTRMRKNMVQFFDAVEKENFGFCTISGQVSPGVHHITSGDNRLKFTATWYGSSSVAMFVSTIGLDYANQYINDTAATSCQDVLPVADACVNNLCKNGATCSSNGNTSSCTCMEGFTGEFCEEDINECQPNPCKHNGECVDHVNSFICMCSGGWKGVLCDTKETNWKPEMLVSKGTAFVFTFPENIRKGKGPSIRIMSGNAITTAIRISSADNVVSERFSVLANSFKVIRLPENYIARNSDNQSVALYIESSYDISIHAFSDNHPMSIDGFMVLPVHRLGQSYLIITSSTLSQPGRHSEFVVTAVQDKTHVTITFSADVDFQTNSYKRGQEASFIMSQLDALQFKSNGDLTGSVVRSTFPVAITAGNDCGFSDADADSSFECGHMASMIPPLRSWGQTFVMAPFLGYESGISTIRILAAKDNTVVQRSGARDMILNRAEFSDSLMFDKTGIVISSSKPILVAQFTMSMPLLCDECSGKSSPSMALIPPTSLFSDSLSFSTFDELHFGSYITNFTNFATVVTKCKHKNHVILQGPLTSRLTWMSRNDGNYCVARTHLPKGDYRVWTPSSLITASVLLYGFSTSSTFVLSVAEGTSSVKPAEIKQSDSIIEIADTTEGSEYFIGFIQNGPSYLDTEGPKIHLLNGNNPNVVNISSPGMFYENNNIQLAPGEARLVELPPDTIEFGSRPINSAIYIKSSQQLTVYGINDVQFLSSDGFLALPVEKLGREYYVVTGVTLQRRTLSQFSTVVIVATRDATKVAVSTTQQVTYEGKTFNSGDIIELYMDRLEAVQLESIMDLTGTYIRGDHRIAVFSGSDCGGVFYKYGTGIGVLSNRNSCDHMVEQLIPASSWGSNFALVAFDGYMKSQTTARIISSTDRTFVSVGGEIIYIDRGQFHDLYLGGNNKHALQVISNQPVQVVQYSVYNTLTCSGCTGYSNPSMTLIPASSQTVSKVKFMTYNVTMVTGSPRIYHTYINIVTKCVDIFNLRLNGQALNPQWSQLTDASVFCYARVELAHGVYEVSTVNGALFTCIIYSHTKSVTMSFPCEMNL is encoded by the exons TTAGATATTTTGCTAGTGGCGCCTCTGAGATCTATTGGATCCGAACATTTTATTGCATCATCGTACCCAAGATTTGCTTCTTCAAGATCTCAAGTAATGATTACTGGATCTTGCGATGGAACTCAAGTTTCTGTCAAATTAAAAGGAACCGTCATCTACCAACAAAAG ATATATCAGGCTGGAGATATGTTATCGTTTTCTATCGATAGTGGCCAGACTTTCCAGATCACAAGTGAAAATGATCTCACTGGTTCTCACGTTAAATCTTCATCCCCTATTTCCGTCATCAGTGGCAACAGCTGTGGGTACGCCAAATACTATGGAAACGCGTGTGAGTATATGGCGACGCAAATTCCTCCTGTTAACGCGTTAGGAAAACGGTTTATCCTTCCAAGCCTTCGTTATGGGGATACAATATGTCGTGTTATCGCTGTTCGGAACAATACAACCATTTATCTTCCAGAGGAAGGTTTTGCAAGTACTATTGACGCTGGTGAATTCCATGAATTTGTACTAAATGGTGACGTCACGAAAACACTTGTTGCCGACAACCCAGTCTTAATAGCACTGTATGGAACCAGGGGTCAAGGGTTATGCAACACTTTTCAGGGAGGCTTTGGAAGTTGCCAAGAATCTCATCCATCTATGTCTGTTATAGCTCCCGTTGAACAATTTGTAACAAGTACTACATTTTCAACACTTAACACGACTTCATCTCACCAAAATTCAATTGTTTACTCCTTCTCAAATCATTTGATTTTGACCGTTGATAAACCTTGTAAAAACGCACTTTATACTAGAATGCGTAAGAACATGGTGCAATTTTTTGACGCAGTTGAGAAAGAGAATTTTGGCTTCTGTACGATAAGTGGTCAAGTAAGTCCTGGAGTTCATCATATAACGTCTGGAGACAACAGGCTTAAGTTTACAGCCACATGGTATGGGTCTTCCTCTGTTGCCATGTTCGTATCCACTATTGGTCTAGATTATGCAAACCAATATATAAACGATACCGCCGCAACATCTTGTCAAGATG TTCTTCCTGTAGCGGATGCATGTGTTAACAATTTGTGCAAAAATGGCGCTACATGTTCGTCGAATGGAAATACATCAAGTTGCACTTGTATGGAAGGCTTTACCGGAGAGTTCTGTGAAGAAG ATATTAATGAATGTCAGCCTAATCCGTGTAAGCATAACGGTGAATGCGTGGATCATGTTAACAGCTTTATTTGTATGTGTTCTGGTGGATGGAAAGGAGTCTTATGTGACACCAAAG aaacAAACTGGAAACCCGAGATGTTGGTTTCTAAAGGGACAgcttttgtttttacttttccTGAGAATATTAGGAAAGGCAAAGGGCCTAGCATACGGATTATGAGTGGAAACGCTATTACAACGGCAATACGCATATCATCAGCAGATAACGTCGTGAGTGAACGCTTTAGCGTTCTTGCTAACTCATTTAAAGTTATCAGACTTCCAGAAAACTATATTGCTCGCAATTCCGACAACCAGAGTGTCGCACTTTATATTGAATCAAGTTACGATATCTCTATCCATGCGTTTTCTGACAATCACCCGATGAGTATAGATGGGTTTATGGTTCTGCCTGTGCATCGACTTGGACAAAGTTACTTGATCATAACCTCTTCAACATTGTCACAACCTGGTCGACACTCAGAGTTCGTCGTAACTGCAGTTCAAGATAAAACACATGTTACCATAACCTTTTCTGCCGACGTTGACTTTCAAACAAATTCCTATAAACGTGGACAAGAAGCGAGCTTTATCATGTCACAACTTGACGCATTGCAATTTAAGAGTAACGGTGACCTGACGGGATCTGTTGTTAGAAGCACCTTCCCGGTGGCTATTACTGCTGGAAATGATTGCGGATTTAGTGATGCTGATGCGGATTCAAGCTTTGAATGTGGACATATGGCAAGTATGATTCCACCTCTAAGAAGCTGGGGACAAACATTTGTTATGGCGCCATTTTTAGGGTATGAAAGTGGTATCAGTACAATAAGGATTCTTGCTGCTAAGGACAATACAGTTGTCCAGCGCTCTGGTGCCCGTGATATGATACTAAACAGAGCAGAGTTTTCTGATTCACTCATGTTCGATAAAACTGGGATTGTGATTAGCTCATCAAAACCGATCCTTGTTGCGCAATTCACGATGTCAATGCCATTGTTATGCGATGAGTGTTCTGGCAAGTCATCGCCATCAATGGCGCTCATTCCACCTACAAGTTTGTTTTCAGATTCTCTGTCTTTTTCAACGTTTGATGAACTACATTTTGGGAGTTACATAACAAATTTTACTAATTTTGCTACAGTGGTAACAAAATGCAAACATAAAAACCACGTTATCCTTCAAGGACCACTGACTTCAAGGTTGACATGGATGAGCCGAAATGACGGGAACTATTGTGTCGCTAGAACGCATCTCCCCAAAGGTGACTATCGTGTGTGGACGCCTTCCTCCTTAATCACTGCGTCAGTCCTTCTCTATGGGTTTAGTACGTCATCGACTTTTGTATTATCAGTTGCTGAAGGAACTTCATCTGTTAAACCAGCAGAAATTAAACAAAGTG ATTCAATTATCGAGATTGCCGATACAACTGAAGGGTCCGAATACTTCATAGGATTCATTCAAAACGGTCCATCATATCTAGATACAGAAGGTCCAAAGATTCACTTACTCAACGGAAATAACCCAAATGTTGTTAACATTAGTAGTCCTGGTATGTTCtatgaaaataacaatatacAATTGGCGCCTGGTGAAGCACGACTAGTTGAACTTCCACCAGATACAATTGAATTTGGTTCACGGCCTATCAACAGCGCCATCTATATAAAAAGTTCTCAACAACTTACCGTATATGGGATAAATGATGTTCAGTTTCTTAGTTCGGATGGTTTTCTTGCATTACCAGTAGAAAAACTAGGCCGAGAATATTACGTAGTTACAGGTGTCACCCTTCAACGGCGCACGCTCAGTCAATTCTCAACTGTTGTAATCGTAGCAACACGTGACGCAACTAAAGTTGCTGTATCGACAACACAGCAGGTAACTTATGAAGGTAAAACGTTTAACAGTGGTGATATTATAGAACTGTATATGGACAGACTTGAAGCAGTTCAACTCGAAAGTATAATGGACCTTACAGGAACCTACATCAGAGGTGATCATCGTATCGCTGTATTCTCAGGTTCAGACTGTGGCGGCGTCTTTTACAAGTATGGCACAGGAATAGGCGTCCTTAGCAACAGGAATAGCTGTGACCATATGGTGGAACAGTTGATTCCTGCAAGTTCATGGGGTTCGAATTTTGCTCTTGTTGCTTTTGATGGTTATATGAAAAGTCAAACTACGGCGAGAATAATCTCGAGTACAGACCGGACATTTGTGAGTGTTGGTGGCGAGATCATTTACATTGATAGAGGTCAATTTCATGATCTTTACCTGGGTGGAAATAATAAACACGCACTACAAGTAATTTCGAATCAACCAGTTCAAGTCGTGCAGTATTCGGTATACAACACGTTGACGTGTAGTGGCTGCACTGGCTATTCGAACCCATCTATGACATTGATCCCAGCAAGTTCACAGACCGTCTCTAAAGTAAAGTTTATGACTTACAATGTAACCATGGTAACAGGCAGTCCTAGAATCTACCACACGTACATAAATATTGTGACCAAATGTGTCGACATATTTAATCTCAGGTTGAATGGTCAAGCACTAAATCCGCAATGGTCACAACTGACCGATGCATCAGTATTTTGCTACGCGCGAGTTGAATTAGCCCATGGAGTGTATGAAGTTTCCACTGTAAATGGCGCCCTCTTTACATGTATTATTTACAGTCATACAAAAAGTGTAACAATGTCATTTCCATGTGAAATGAATTTGTGA
- the LOC140051540 gene encoding adhesion G protein-coupled receptor L3-like: protein MTGISTIENSILKLFMPRNVTVLETTIEGVNAMMIRLNDSEPAEFIIEADTNDFVRFQPLTILENIELVLAMYIKSSADMINSTTKNRSLHFLEDANLDNSIHTTYSLLSNGIFSLSAFTFDKNRIQIGSKFQLPFEQIKKEEDQLQYKICAFINNQGLWSSKGCKMDAGNTCSCNHTTSYAVLMRTTRQVPHSDSHQLALGWISRVTIGLSLLGLILTLITYCCFRKLRNSDRSWIHCNLVSNLMILQSLFLFGIESTDHKYLCMIVAIGLHLTALNAFMWMLAEAVYIAFKVLRTTPCVYNKMLYYIIICYIVPVVAVAVSLLTTYNSYRDPYFCWINSENGLRWTFVGSVSFIELINCLILAKIIKCIYTRSRTNRSQTETEDYSAIKKSLKGLVILLPLFGVTWLVGPFMIGSSSLWLEYIFCIINGLQGCFIFCAYVLLDPQIRDVVGRSFGVKNKVSGISSTMVTRTSKAE from the exons ATGACAGGTATATCAACTATagaaaattcaattttaaaactgtttatGCCAAGAAATGTAACAGTGTTGGAAACAACAATTGAAG gtGTAAATGCAATGATGATACGTTTAAACGATTCCGAACCTGCAGAATTCATCATTGAAGCAGACACGAATGACTTTGTAAGGTTTCAACCTCTGACAATATTAGAAAACATTG AGTTGGTGTTAGCGATGTACATTAAATCATCAGCCGACATGATCAATTCAACAACTAAAAATAGGTCATT ACATTTTTTGGAAGATGCCAATTTGGATAATTCAATACATACAACCTATTCGCTACTGAGTAATGGAATATTCTCGCTGTCAGCTTTTACATTTGATAAAAACAGAATTCAAATTGGAAGTAAATTTCAGCTACCTTTTGAACAg ATTAAAAAAGAAGAGGACCAGcttcaatataaaatatgtgCCTTTATTAACAATCAAGGCCT GTGGTCAAGTAAAGGATGCAAAATGGACGCAGGTAACACGTGTTCATGTAACCACACTACGTCATACGCGGTTTTAATGAGAACTACGCGCCAG GTACCCCATTCTGATTCACACCAATTGGCATTAGGTTGGATATCCAGAGTAACCATTGGCTTATCTTTACTGGGGTtgattttaactttaataaCTTACTGTTGTTTCAG AAAGCTAAGAAACTCTGATCGGAGTTGGATCCACTGCAATCTAGTTTCCAACTTAATGATTCTTCAAAGTTTGTTTCTGTTTGGAATTGAATCAACTGATCACAAG TATCTCTGCATGATCGTGGCCATAGGATTGCATCTCACGGCGTTAAATGCGTTTATGTGGATGTTGGCAGAGGCAGTTTATATAGCATTTAAAGTATTGAGAACAACTCCTTGTGTTTATAACAAGATGTTATACTACATCATCATCTGCTATATTGTACCGGTGGTGGCAGTAGCTGTGTCACTTCTTACTACTTATAACAGTTATAGAGACCCGTATTT ttgtTGGATAAATAGTGAGAATGGCCTTCGCTGGACATTCGTTGGTTCGGTATCGTTTATAGAATTG ATAAACTGTTTAATTCTTGCAAAGATAATAAAATGTATCTATACAAGATCAAGAACCAATCGATCTCAAACAGAAACAGAAGATTACAGTGCTATTAA GAAATCATTAAAGGGGCTAGTCATTTTATTACCCTTATTTGGAGTGACGTGGCTTGTGGGGCCGTTCATGATTGGATCGTCATCGCTATGGTTAGAATACATATTCTGCATCATCAATGGTTTACAGGGGTGCTTTATATTCTGTGCATACGTTCTGCTAGATCCTCAG ATCCGTGATGTCGTAGGCCGCTCATTTGGGGTTAAGAACAAAGTATCAGGTATTAGT AGTACAATGGTAACACGAACATCAAAGGCAGAATAA
- the LOC140052583 gene encoding lactadherin-like, which produces MLVLIAFTILDKSRLELYSIITCFPVLVTVVNVNSSPNVVDGLCEEPLGVENGTTPLAASSYYVNYTRANRGRLNTINDGDGFKGGWRPSNQDDNPWIQADLKKNTIVTGIITQGKHGGTAAWVTVYKVLYRDDGSTNFQLINASTVKFVIRLHPTEHHEHIGMRFEVLGCKDWCADALGIEDGTVKSDQITSFSSEYMWNGFRLNSDWGWRAGSDDEQQWIQVDFLKNDTVTTGVITQGGGGGSVTSYWVTSFEVSYSTDAVNFQEIMNGSKVVEFEGNTDTNTEVTHIFPIPITTRVIRIHPTSWHSKVVMRFEVLGCRETRFEAQNTHQVPTEIQTQIPTQIPTQVPTKVPTKVPTKVPTQVPTKVPTTEQNAVPTEVVLID; this is translated from the exons ATGTTAGTCCTAATCGCTTTTACAATACTTGACAAATCACGGCTAGAATTGTATAGTATTATTACTTGTTTTCCAGTTCTTGTTACTGTCGTCAATGTAAACAGCTCGCCGAATGTTGTTGACG GATTATGTGAGGAACCTCTGGGTGTTGAAAATGGGACGACGCCATTGGCGGCATCTAGTTATTACGTCAATTACACAAGGGCTAATCGTGGTAGATTAAACACTATAAATGATGGTGATGGATTTAAAGGAGGATGGAGACCGTCTAATCAAGACGATAATCCATGGATTCAAGCTGATCTGAAAAAGAATACCATCGTAACTGGAATCATCACACAAGGTAAACATGGAGGAACTGCAGCATGGGTGACAGTGTATAAAGTTCTTTACCGTGATGATGGAAGTACCAACTTCCAACTTATAAATGCAAGTACCGTAAAGTTTG TCATCCGCCTTCATCCAACTGAACATCACGAACATATTGGCATGAGATTTGAAGTTCTTGGGTGCAAAG ATTGGTGCGCTGATGCCTTAGGAATAGAAGATGGAACAGTTAAGTCAGATCAGATAACATCATTTTCTTCTGAATATATGTGGAATGGATTTAGGCTAAATTCAGATTGGGGATGGAGAGCAGGCAGTGACGATGAACAACAATGGATTCAAGTCGACTTCCTTAAAAATGATACAGTGACTACTGGGGTCATTACGCAAGGAGGAGGAGGAGGTTCCGTGACATCATACTGGGTGACGTCATTTGAAGTATCTTATAGCACGGATGCTGTAAACTTTCAGGAAATTATGAATGGAAGTAAAGTTGTA gAGTTTGAAGGGAATACAGATACAAATACCGAAGTAACTCACATATTTCCGATCCCTATAACCACTCGAGTCATACGAATTCATCCAACCAGTTGGCATAGCAAAGTAGTTATGAGATTTGAAGTTCTTGGTTGTAGAG aaacaaGATTTGAAGCACAAAATACCCACCAAGTACCAACTGAAATACAGACTCAAATACCAACTCAAATACCAACTCAAGTACCGACTAAAGTACCGACTAAAGTACCGACTAAAGTACCGACTCAAGTACCGACTAAAGTACCGACTACAGAACAAAATGCAGTACCAACCGAGgttgtattgattgattga